The Acidimicrobiales bacterium region GCCATAACGGGCGACCGGTACGATCGGCAGGGTGAGCGACACCAACGACCGCACGGTCGCCACCAACCGCCGGGCCCGACACGCCTTCGACCTCCTTGACACCTGGGAGGCCGGCCTCGTGCTGCGCGGCAGCGAGGTGAAGTCGCTCCGAGACGCCAAGGTCCAGATCGCCGAAGCGTTCGGCCGCGAAGAAAACGGTGAACTGTGGCTTGTTGGTCTGCACAT contains the following coding sequences:
- the smpB gene encoding SsrA-binding protein SmpB; its protein translation is MSDTNDRTVATNRRARHAFDLLDTWEAGLVLRGSEVKSLRDAKVQIAEAFGREENGELWLVGLHISPYSMSGEGMGHDPDRPKKLLLHRAEIRRIVERMNLEGLTLVPLRLYFQGGNAKVEVA